Within Gaiella occulta, the genomic segment CCACAGCGTCGGGGCGGCGAGCGCGACGAAGGCGCCCCACAGCACGAGCTCGTTCTCCGGCACGACGCCGGCTTCGGCCAGCTCCTCCAGGCCCTTCGCGAGCAGCCAGCCGGCGAACACGAGCAGGAGCCCGCTCGTGATCGTGAAGAACCGGCGCAGGTCGAGGCGGTGCGAGCCGCGGTAGAAGGCGTAGCCGAGCGCGAGCGCGGCGGCGAGGCCGGCGAGCCCGGACGCGAGTGAGAGCAGCGGGCTCGCCTTCGACGTCGTCGAGAACAGGAACAGCGAGGTCTCGACGCCCTCGCGCAGCACGCCCGCGAACGCGACTGCCGCGAGCCCGAGCGCCGATCCCTCGGCGAGCGCGCTCTTCACCTGCCCTTCGAGGTCGGTGCGGATCGACCGCGCCTGGCGCCGCATCCAGAA encodes:
- a CDS encoding FTR1 family iron permease produces the protein MGSGLVVLREGFEASLVVAIVLAFLDRSRRRDGFAAVWLGVGLALAVSAVVGITLFAIGAELDGTSEYLFEGVTTISAASLLVWMIFWMRRQARSIRTDLEGQVKSALAEGSALGLAAVAFAGVLREGVETSLFLFSTTSKASPLLSLASGLAGLAAALALGYAFYRGSHRLDLRRFFTITSGLLLVFAGWLLAKGLEELAEAGVVPENELVLWGAFVALAAPTLWFFFRPQRRNAASA